In the Chromobacterium sp. ATCC 53434 genome, AGAAAGCGCGGCATCACCTCTTCGGCGGCCACGTCGCGTACCAGCTGCATCACCTGTTCGAGCACCTGCATCCTGTTTCTCCCTGTTTGCGCGGTTTCGGCGCGAAAGCGGTTTGCCGAATGGAGCAAACCTAGCAAAATACCGGTATCAACAGCGACTTTCAATATCCGATGCCAAGGTTTTATCTAGATGCCGAACTCGTGGTCGGCCAGCAACTGTCCCTGCCCGATGCTGTGGTGCGTCATATCCAAGTATTGCGGCTGAACGCCGGCGACGCCATCACCTTGTTCAATGGCCGCGGCGGCGAGTGGCAGGCTGCGCTCAGCGCGGTGATGAAGCGCGACGCCCACTGCGTGATCGAGCGCTTCGACGACGTTTCACGTGAAACGCCGTTGTGGCTGGGGCTGGCGCAGGGTATATCCAGCGGCGACAAGATGGAATTCACGCTGCAGAAGGGCGTGGAAATGGGCGTGGCGGTGTTTCAGCCCATCGCCGCCGGACGCTCGGTGGTCAAGCTCAGCGGCGAACGCGCCGACAAGCGGGTGGCGCGCTGGCAGGAGATCGTGGTCTCCGCCTG is a window encoding:
- a CDS encoding 16S rRNA (uracil(1498)-N(3))-methyltransferase — protein: MPRFYLDAELVVGQQLSLPDAVVRHIQVLRLNAGDAITLFNGRGGEWQAALSAVMKRDAHCVIERFDDVSRETPLWLGLAQGISSGDKMEFTLQKGVEMGVAVFQPIAAGRSVVKLSGERADKRVARWQEIVVSACEQCGRNTVPQVLPILTLNEWLAQRLEADIRLILSPRGDKSLSELAERPARSWLMAGPEGGFSAQEEDAALAAGWTPLKLGPRILRTETAALAAVAAMQAVWGDYR